Proteins from a single region of Ziziphus jujuba cultivar Dongzao chromosome 1, ASM3175591v1:
- the LOC107410630 gene encoding protein LIGHT-DEPENDENT SHORT HYPOCOTYLS 10: protein MSSDRPIKDSAEGSSSRSITTTTTTTDHHHHHQHNHQQHQQQQPSAAAAPLSRYESQKRRDWNTFGQYLKNQNPPVSLSQCNCNHVLDFLRYLDQFGKTKVHLHGCVFFGQPDPPAPCTCPLRQAWGSLDALIGRLRAAYEEHGGSPETNPFGNGAIRVYLREVKECQAKARGIPYKKKKKKRTSSSNHLKAARDQESKLFKQSSSS from the coding sequence ATGTCTTCCGATAGACCAATTAAAGATTCCGCTGAAGGCTCCTCTTCACGatccatcaccaccaccaccacaaccACCGAtcaccaccatcaccaccaaCACAACCACCAACAGCATCAACAGCAGCAGCCCTCGGCCGCCGCGGCTCCGTTGAGCCGCTACGAATCGCAGAAACGCAGGGACTGGAACACCTTCGGACAGTACCTGAAGAATCAGAACCCTCCGGTGTCCCTCTCCCAGTGCAACTGCAATCATGTCCTCGACTTCCTGCGCTACCTGGACCAGTTCGGAAAGACTAAGGTCCACCTGCACGGCTGCGTCTTCTTCGGACAACCCGACCCGCCCGCTCCTTGCACCTGTCCCCTCCGCCAGGCTTGGGGCAGCCTCGACGCGCTGATCGGACGGCTGCGTGCGGCTTACGAAGAGCATGGCGGATCGCCCGAGACCAACCCTTTTGGAAATGGAGCAATCCGGGTGTATCTACGTGAGGTGAAAGAGTGCCAAGCCAAAGCCAGAGGGATTCcttacaagaagaagaagaagaaaaggactaGCAGTAGTAATCATCTTAAGGCAGCAAGAGATCAGGAGTCTAAGCTTTTCAAGCAATCTTCGTCCTCTTAA
- the LOC107410407 gene encoding trihelix transcription factor ENAP2 isoform X2: MGDLTDSLTPSASTPISHSRPMPVREDCWSEEATSTLIDAWGRRYLELNRGNLRQKDWQEVADAVNALHGHTKKTHRTDVQCKNRIDTIKKKYKVEKARVSSSNGALSSSWLFFDRLDALIGSNLKKPSPSSLSPSPPVAVPLPIAYRKYPSSAPAAASTVVVLPQKRSAAAAAAAAASSAGDEGFFRRNYSAMAAAAAAAEAEEDDELENEEEMEEEEVDRESEDESVEGEGMRRLARAIERFGRVYERVEGEKLRQMVELEKQRMQFAKDLEVQRMRMFMDTQVQLERIKRGRRSGSNEIYS, translated from the exons ATGGGAGACCTAACGGATTCCCTGACGCCGTCTGCTTCGACGCCCATTTCCCACTCTCGCCCCATGCCGGTCCGCGAGGACTGCTGGAGCGAGGAAGCCACTTCCACTCTCATCGATGCCTGGGGCCGACGCTACCTCGAGCTCAACCGCGGTAATCTCCGCCAGAAGGACTGGCAAGAAGTCGCCGATGCCGTCAACGCCCTCCATGGCCACACCAAGAAAACCCACCGCACCGATGTTCAGTGTAAGAATCGCATCGACACCATCAAGAAGAAGTACAAGGTCGAGAAGGCTAGGGTTTCGTCCTCTAACGGAGCCTTGTCTTCCTCGTGGTTGTTTTTCGACCGCCTCGATGCCTTGATTGGTTCTAACCTAAAGAaaccttctccttcttctctcTCGCCGTCACCTCCGGTTGCTGTCCCTCTTCCTATTGCTTATAGAAAGTATCCTTCCTCTGCACCTGCCGCGGCTTCGACAGTGGTTGTCCTGCCGCAGAAGCGGTCTGCAgcggcggcggcggcggcggcTGCGTCTTCTGCTGGCGACGAAGggttttttaggaggaattactCAGCGATGGCGGCGGCTGCGGCTGCAGCAGAGGCGGAAGAGGACGATGAATTGGAGAACGAGGAAGagatggaggaggaggaggtggaCAGAGAGAGCGAGGACGAGAGTGTGGAAGGGGAGGGGATGAGGAGGTTGGCGAGGGCCATAGAGAGGTTCGGAAGGGTGTATGAGAGAGTGGAGGGGGAGAAGTTGAGGCAGATGGTGGAGTTGGAGAAGCAGAGGATGCAGTTCGCGAAGGATTTGGAGGTTCAGAGGATGCGGATGTTCATGGATACGCAGGTTCAACTCGAGCGGATCAAGCGTGGTAGGAGATCGGGGTCCAATG AGATATATAGCTAG
- the LOC107410407 gene encoding trihelix transcription factor ENAP2 isoform X1 produces the protein MGDLTDSLTPSASTPISHSRPMPVREDCWSEEATSTLIDAWGRRYLELNRGNLRQKDWQEVADAVNALHGHTKKTHRTDVQCKNRIDTIKKKYKVEKARVSSSNGALSSSWLFFDRLDALIGSNLKKPSPSSLSPSPPVAVPLPIAYRKYPSSAPAAASTVVVLPQKRSAAAAAAAAASSAGDEGFFRRNYSAMAAAAAAAEAEEDDELENEEEMEEEEVDRESEDESVEGEGMRRLARAIERFGRVYERVEGEKLRQMVELEKQRMQFAKDLEVQRMRMFMDTQVQLERIKRGRRSGSNGLTSKKDL, from the exons ATGGGAGACCTAACGGATTCCCTGACGCCGTCTGCTTCGACGCCCATTTCCCACTCTCGCCCCATGCCGGTCCGCGAGGACTGCTGGAGCGAGGAAGCCACTTCCACTCTCATCGATGCCTGGGGCCGACGCTACCTCGAGCTCAACCGCGGTAATCTCCGCCAGAAGGACTGGCAAGAAGTCGCCGATGCCGTCAACGCCCTCCATGGCCACACCAAGAAAACCCACCGCACCGATGTTCAGTGTAAGAATCGCATCGACACCATCAAGAAGAAGTACAAGGTCGAGAAGGCTAGGGTTTCGTCCTCTAACGGAGCCTTGTCTTCCTCGTGGTTGTTTTTCGACCGCCTCGATGCCTTGATTGGTTCTAACCTAAAGAaaccttctccttcttctctcTCGCCGTCACCTCCGGTTGCTGTCCCTCTTCCTATTGCTTATAGAAAGTATCCTTCCTCTGCACCTGCCGCGGCTTCGACAGTGGTTGTCCTGCCGCAGAAGCGGTCTGCAgcggcggcggcggcggcggcTGCGTCTTCTGCTGGCGACGAAGggttttttaggaggaattactCAGCGATGGCGGCGGCTGCGGCTGCAGCAGAGGCGGAAGAGGACGATGAATTGGAGAACGAGGAAGagatggaggaggaggaggtggaCAGAGAGAGCGAGGACGAGAGTGTGGAAGGGGAGGGGATGAGGAGGTTGGCGAGGGCCATAGAGAGGTTCGGAAGGGTGTATGAGAGAGTGGAGGGGGAGAAGTTGAGGCAGATGGTGGAGTTGGAGAAGCAGAGGATGCAGTTCGCGAAGGATTTGGAGGTTCAGAGGATGCGGATGTTCATGGATACGCAGGTTCAACTCGAGCGGATCAAGCGTGGTAGGAGATCGGGGTCCAATG GATTGACTTCTAAGAAAGATCTATGA
- the LOC125419999 gene encoding zinc finger BED domain-containing protein DAYSLEEPER-like: protein MDGLQINLESSSFEMPINLEDVASPMEGVTSGHKVKRKRKLTSKEFNICEIEELGANTQKSQLELYLEEPRMATEIELNVLDYWKANQFRYPEVASMARDLLNIPISTVASESAFSIGRRALDQFRSSLKPSTVEAIVCTRDWLFGQRGNYFY from the exons ATGGATGGACTTCAAATAAATCTTGAATCAAGTAGCTTTGAAATGCCTATTAATTTAGAAGATGTTGCAAGTCCTATGGAGGGAGTCACAAGTGGGCATAAAGTGAAACGCAAGAGAAAACTCACTTCAAAG gaatttaatatttgtgaaattgaagagTTAGGTGCCAATACACAAAAATCACAATTGGAGCTTTATTTAGAGGAGCCAAGGATGGCTactgaaattgaattgaatgtgCTTGATTATTGGAAAGCAAATCAGTTTCGTTATCCTGAAGTTGCTTCAATGGCTCGTGATCTATTGAATATCCCTATATCCACCGTTGCTTCTGAATCTGCTTTTAGCATTGGTAGACGAGCATTAGATCAATTTCGTAGTTCATTAAAGCCTAGCACTGTTGAAGCGATAGTTTGTACAAGAGATTGGTTATTTGGGCAAAgaggtaattatttttattaa